In Pyxicephalus adspersus chromosome 12, UCB_Pads_2.0, whole genome shotgun sequence, a genomic segment contains:
- the LOC140342566 gene encoding olfactory receptor 12D1-like, which yields MSLENCTSVTYFALLGLTDIVKLQGILFAFFLMFYITNLIGNLSIMAVTIKDPSLHTPMYYFLWNLSFLDICYSSVTVPKMLADFFAHHKFISFSGCISQIHFFHFLGSTEVMLLTAMSYDRYVAIGNPLRYSHIMNAKVCQSLALGSWLTGYFHSLLHTVMTAKLPFCGPNLVTHFFCDIKPVLKLATADTSLNLMLLTRVTGTLATTTLLLTLLSYLFISKFLLKIQTTEGRKRAISTCSAHLTVVFLLYGTAIFTYLRPSTQNSLEQDRAAAVLFTVITPALNPIIYTLRNKDMKKAIKKFANISF from the coding sequence ATGAGTTTGGAAAATTGTACATCAGTTACTTATTTTGCTCTCCTTGGTTTGACTGACATAGTGAAGCTTCAGGGGATCTTGTTTGCATTTTTCTTGATGTTTTACATAACAAACCTTATAGGAAACCTATCTATCATGGCTGTCACTATTAAAGATCCAAGCCTACATACTCCTATGTACTATTTTTTGTGGAATTTGTCATTCCTTGACATTTGTTATTCATCAGTGACAGTTCCAAAGATGCTGGCTGATTTTTTTGCACATCATAAGTTCATCTCTTTTTCTGGTTGCATCTCACAgatacatttctttcatttccttgGTAGTACAGAAGTTATGCTACTCACAGCAATGTCCTATGACCGATATGTGGCCATAGGAAATCCTTTGCGTTATTCCCACATTATGAATGCTAAAGTTTGTCAATCTTTGGCCCTAGGGTCATGGTTGACAGGGTATTTCCACTCTCTCCTACACACAGTGATGACTGCAAAGCTTCCATTTTGTGGACCAAACCTGGTGACTCACTTCTTCTGCGACATTAAACCTGTGTTAAAGTTGGCAACTGCTGACACATCACTTAACTTAATGCTTCTAACAAGAGTTACCGGAACATTGGCCACAACCACTCTGCTATTAACTCTTCTCTCATATCTTTTCAttagcaaatttcttttaaaaatacagacaACAGAAGGTCGAAAACGTGCAATCTCTACCTGCAGTGCTCATCTTACTGTTGTATTCCTCCTTTATGGAACAGCTATATTTACATACTTACGACCTTCAACACAAAATTCTTTGGAACAAGATCGGGCTGCTGCTGTTCTCTTTACTGTGATAACCCCAGCACTAAATCCAATTATATACACCCTAAGAAACAAAGACATGAAAAAAGCgattaaaaagtttgcaaacatttcattttga